From the genome of Streptomyces sp. NBC_00659, one region includes:
- a CDS encoding polysaccharide deacetylase family protein: MPVSADTSRRTGTRSLDAPPWVAMYHSVGDCSDDPYRVTVSPDRLDQQFGWLSRRGLRGVCVADLLAARACGQGRDLVGLTFDDGYADFVETALPLLRRHGFGATLFVLPGRLDGDNAWDPLGPRKPLLGKQGIRLTAASEGMEVGSHGLTHVDLTKADDAVLRAEVAESRAVLSELTGAHVEGFCYPYGTVDRRVVDAVREAGYGYACGIDPGPLTGPYALPRVHIGENDTSVRLFLKHRLHRLRRRPVEAVR; encoded by the coding sequence ATGCCCGTTTCCGCTGACACCAGCAGACGTACCGGTACGCGCTCCCTCGACGCGCCGCCGTGGGTGGCGATGTACCACTCCGTCGGAGACTGTTCCGACGACCCGTACCGCGTCACGGTCTCCCCGGACCGCCTCGACCAGCAGTTCGGCTGGCTGAGCCGGCGCGGTCTGCGCGGGGTGTGCGTCGCGGACCTGCTCGCGGCCCGTGCCTGCGGCCAGGGGCGGGATCTGGTGGGCCTGACCTTCGACGACGGGTACGCCGACTTCGTCGAGACCGCGCTCCCCCTCTTGCGGCGCCACGGGTTCGGCGCCACCCTGTTCGTGCTGCCCGGCCGGCTCGACGGCGACAACGCCTGGGATCCGCTGGGCCCGCGCAAACCCCTGCTGGGCAAGCAGGGCATCCGGCTCACCGCCGCCTCCGAGGGCATGGAGGTCGGCTCGCACGGACTCACCCATGTCGACCTGACGAAGGCCGACGACGCCGTGCTGCGCGCCGAGGTCGCGGAGAGCAGAGCGGTGCTCTCGGAGCTGACCGGTGCTCACGTCGAGGGCTTCTGCTATCCGTACGGGACCGTCGACCGCCGGGTCGTCGACGCCGTCCGCGAGGCCGGATACGGCTACGCCTGCGGGATCGACCCCGGCCCGCTGACCGGCCCGTACGCCCTCCCCCGTGTGCACATCGGCGAGAACGACACCTCCGTACGCCTGTTCCTGAAGCACCGCCTTCACCGGCTGCGCCGGCGCCCCGTCGAGGCGGTCCGGTGA